A window of the Vigna angularis cultivar LongXiaoDou No.4 chromosome 3, ASM1680809v1, whole genome shotgun sequence genome harbors these coding sequences:
- the LOC128195845 gene encoding uncharacterized protein LOC128195845: MVTNELKMLRDEQVQYRERSMSGESQSEQETLRVGDYYPSSSRRHRRDYENSPPPPKEVNVVLSHFHGKDNIEAYLDWEMKVEQIFACQQVSEERKVSLATLSFQGYAMYWWTALVKERLRQKLPPIKYWNELTTALKKRHIPSYYKRELMDKLQRLQQKSMFVEGYRQQMELYIMRAGITEAELDF; encoded by the coding sequence ATGGTCACTAATGAGTTGAAAATGCTAAGAGATGAACAAGTTCAATATAGGGAGAGAAGCATGAGTGGAGAATCCCAGAGTGAGCAAGAAACCTTAAGAGTAGGAGATTACTATCCTTCTTCATCAAGAAGGCATAGGCGTGACTATGaaaattctcctcctcctcctaaGGAAGTCAATGTGGTATTGTCTCATTTTCATGGGAAAGATAACATTGAGGCTTACCTTGACtgggaaatgaaagtagagCAAATATTTGCTTGTCAACAAGTGTCGGAGGAAAGGAAAGTCTCTCTAGCTACCCTTAGttttcaagggtatgcaatgtattggtggactgcTCTAGTCAAAGAGAGACTGAGACAAAAACTTCCTCCCATTAAATATTGGAATGAACTCACAACTGCTCTCAAGAAAAGGCACATTCCCTCTTACTATAAAAGGGAACTTATGGATAAGCTCCAAAGGTTGCAACAAAAGTCTATGTTTGTTGAAGGATATAGACAACAGATGGAGTTATACATAATGAGAGCAGGGATCACAGAGGCAGAGCTAGATTTTTGA